In Paramormyrops kingsleyae isolate MSU_618 chromosome 18, PKINGS_0.4, whole genome shotgun sequence, the DNA window TGTGCTGGTGCAAAAATACCTTTGGGTTTAATAGAAGATCCATCTGGTTCAGAACACAAGTGTGTTCAATAGACAGTGTTTGGCATTTCAGGTCCACTAGCTACAAAtccaggattttgtttctaccaaccaattagagtcacagtcacagaacgcaaatggttggtagaaacaaaatcttggtctggatttgtagcttccgGATCTGAAATGCCCAACAGTGTTTATAGATCACTGTTTTTCAATCTTGAGGATCTCCAGTCAACATTTTAGCTCCCGACACAtctgtaccaggtatttggtcagcttgattggctgggagatGGGAGGGAACAAATATATGGACTGTCACAGGGTCCTCGGGGACTGGGTTTGGAGACACTAGTACAGGGCTTCCTAAGATTCAAAGGTATTAACTCAACAAAGGATCGACTCCGCTGAGAGGCTTGGGCGTTTGGGCCATTTCtaacaataaaaatgtacatGAGCTTCGTCAGGAGCCTGCAGGAGATGTCCGGACTTCAGCCAAGGCCCACAGCCAGGGCGATACATGAGAAGCACCAAGGTGAGACAGGTTTCCACAAGACCAGAACAAACCACACAGATACAGCTTAACTATCAGGTTTTATTACAGCGGgctattattatcatttttacTTTGGAATGTTATTTATAATTTCCCATTATCTCTCATACGGTTACAAAAATTTCAAAATAACCTTCGGCCTCCTCCGACGCTCCCTACCTACAGTCTTCACCCAGAAGAATtctcaaaacaaacaaaacaacattCATTTGGTTCCTCAAACTAGGCTGATAACCAGGACTAACAAAGACAGTTCTGAACACAGATCAAGTGAGGGCTGTTTGCTTACGTTAACTGGCATGtaatggtggtggtggtggtggtggtgggggtgtgaTGCTTTGCCACTCTAGGACTAGAAGTCAAATTTTACAATTACATCTTTTCACATTGATTGCTCTGTATGAATAATTCCTGTGTAGTTATGCATGTTGAAATGATTTCCGAGAACTTCAAGACCATACAATCATGTATAAAACGGGCTAGCCAAATAAACAGCAGTCATTTTCTCTGCGACTTCTTGGGAATTAAGAGCACATTCGTGACAAACGTTCAAGCCATTTCAAAAGCAAGTACGGTAACCAAGGAAACCGAAGTGTGTCAGCTAAGGCTGGGAGACGTCTTTAGATTTTAAAGTGTACATGGCAGGACGTTTCCGTCACACAAACTGTACTGTTGGTAGAAATTCccactggtgggggggggggggggggggggggggggggggcggcggtggTGTATTCTTAGAGCGAATTTGCAACCAGACTTGCAACAGCACCACGCCCGTCAGGCAGAAGTCATGTGCGATTCAAGCAAATCAGTGATGAAATCTGACTGACaggcacaacagccaatcagaggccaCGGGGGCCTGGGGTTCAACTCTATGACACTCATTtatgggaggggaaaaaaaacccacataTCTCAAATGCCTGACCAAGGCAATTGCTTTTCGGTCTTTTAACTTAAACATGGTATCACATAACAttagtttggggggggggggagggttaggACTGACAACATGGCGGAGACACCAACACGGGGAAACCTGATGGGTCATGGTGTAACCAACACCTCCAAGCGGAGAGAAAAACACACTGCTCCCCAACAATAAAAGTAACTAAGAAAAATGGCTTCTGCAATTATACACCAGCACAGAAATGTATCATGGACATGCCACATTTAACAATTTAATTCAAGAAGAGCAGTGTATAactttaatttatatataaaagagCATCTGTCAAACCCCCCTCTACTCTGGGGATGACAGATTTGGGCACAATGGGAGGGGTCTCCGTCTCTTTGAACATGTGAGTGTCTGACAGATAGAGGGATGTGCCGTATGCAGAGGTGGTATTTATAGTAGTGTTTGAGAAATCAGAGCCCATCACACAGCCCAAGCACACGGTCCGCTGCGTTTCCATAGCTCATGGCAGGAGGTGAGCCTATGCCATACCACATGACCCAGAAGCTCCCACATGATGCTGCCACATGACCCCGAAGCTCCCACATGACCCCGAAGCTCCCACATGACCCCGAAGCTCCCACATGACCCCGAAGCTCCTGTTACCACGCAGCATCCGGTGTTACTTTCACAGTTCGGGTAACATTTTGATCACTAATGCAGATGTGTTGCCCCCACATGCCACCGTCACCTTAATCTATCCTACTTGCCCACCCACCACCCCACCACAATCCCCTCTTTGCTGATACAGCACATTTTTCTTCTTcctgaggttttttttattattttttaatcccCCCCCAACATTGTATAAAGGTACAAACACAGCCAACACGGCAAACCATGGAGAAGGCAGCTTGTGAAATGCTGCTCCCCATGGGCAGACTGCGTCAGAACAGGCCAATATCACTTTCTGCTTGCCGGTTCCGTTCCGCCCAGTTCCAgatccacccccctccccgacccccACGGTGTCTCTTTTACAGTATCTCATACTTGTCGACCACCAGCGACGTCTCTATGGAGAACCTCACAGGGCTGTCTCCGTCGACTTGAGACACTTTGGAAACCTGTCAGAGACAAACGTGTTGGAGATGAAGACTAAGCCAACGATTTCTGGTGATGGACAGAACCGACGGTCTACACTGCGGTTCACTGGGTCAGACGGACTCACCTGGATGTCGCAGTAATTGGCCTTGGAGACGAAGGAAACATTGATTGGGAAGAAGTCACCAGGTTGGCTGACCACACTGAACTCCAGGCTGCCCGTCTTGTTCTTGATGTCGATGACAGGTAGACACCACTCTAGAATGTTCCGGCGACTATCGTGGCGATACTCTCCATCCAGGTCCCCAATGACGGGAGCTCCTACACCCGCACTGcagggcgtgggggggggatgaaccTCATTTACACCTCAAACGACAAACCAACCACATCTGCAGTTTGATGAAGTCAACAATCTTAATACTCACGGCACGGGGATGGCAATGACGACGTCGTTGAGCTCCAGACCCTCCTCCTGCAGTTCGTATTCGATGTTCACGTCACAGCCAGTGCCACTCTCAGAGGGCCAACAGTTTACTAGAGGAGACAGAGATTATCTGTAACATCTACGCTTCAGGAGTGCTGGTAACAAACCACAGGTGTGTGCGGAGCCCCAGTGAATCGgagcattttatatatttagcaTATGGGTCATGCAGTCccctgggggttaagggccttgatcaagatcccaacagtgacatcaccctAGCTAccccgggatttgaaccggcaaccttttgattacaggcacagcatcctaatccactgagccacacactgcccgtGAGGACTGTCCGCAGACACACCAACAGTGTCCACACGGAGAACCTACCAATGACATGTCTATCCTTTCTGTGCGGAGTTCACAAGCTCTCCCCGTGTTCACGTGGGTTTTCACCGGAGGCTCCAGCGACCACGAtccaaaagcgtgcaggataggttgattggtgagtctaaattggccctgtagtggtatgtgagtgtgtgcgccctgtggtGTGCTGGCACCTGCCCAgagttggttcccgcctgcgcccattgttcccgggataggctccagtaaccctagttgggattaagtggtttcagaagatggatggatggatggatggatgggagctCAAAGCACTATGGTTGGGGTTTTGGTTCCAATAATTGGAAATCCAAGCACCTAGCAGAGATTTTGCAGGGGGTACAGTGTATAATCAGCTCATCTCCTTGGCCAAGTCGGCATAGGTGCAGGCACGCGTGAACACGTTTGGGTCAGGTGCCTTTGCCCAACACCCAGTTATTACAAGGCATTAGACCCCAAGAGCTTGCAGACTTTCCAGAGCTTGCAGATGAGCAGCAAGTCCACTGGACTGCGGTGAGGAATGTGATTGAACAAAACGCACCAACCCAAAAAAGGACAAACGCGGTGCAGAAATCCCTCTCGGATCACTGGCAAgggggggttgggagggggACTCACTCGTGAGAGGAATGAGGGATTCATCCGTGGTCTGCAACCTCCACTTCAGCACCCCAACATCACTGTGGAGGGGGAAGGACTTGTCTGGGTTCTTTAGCCCGATCACTGACTCCGCTGTGAAGAGCTTCTTGTCCACATTGGGGTGGGTCTGCATTGGGAGGACAGCTGGGATCAATCTACTCTGGGGGCAGAATCTTATAGCAGGAAGTCACATGACAAACGCCCCATGTACCTTCCCAGCATAGGCTGAAGCCATCGCCGGCCCTCGTTAAAACCCACCTGCAACTGCATGCCCTTCTTGTCGTTGTTGTTGACTTGGAGGCGGATGCGGCCGTTCTTCTCATCCGACACCCTCAGGGTGATCATGCCCAGGATCTCCATGTTCTGGACGCCCCCATCCCGCCCACAGGTCAGGGAGATCTTCTCCTCGACCCGCATGTGCACGCTGATGCCCCAAACCCAACACACGGCAGAATCAGTTTCACCCCATCGCCCCCAACACAGATCCCCACCTTGGCCTCACCCAAATTGGCAGAGCCAACTCTCCACAGATGAGAACACCTAACCATAGTTAGCTCGTGTATTTTTCCCCACCAACAGTCTATTACTATTAATTCCGTTACACGGATCACACACGGCTATACAGAAAACTGGCCTCAACCAGAATAGAGGCCTATAAACAGCCATAAGAAACTGAGGACATAAGGACAAGACTGATGCATCTGACCACTTTAAGCTTCAGTGAAAATTCAGATGGCTCCAGATcgaaagcaaaaaataaaagtattctCCTATACTTGTCCGATGATGCCATCGGTGCAGTTTTGCAGTCGACAGGACAGGAAGCGTGAGGTGGCGCATCCCAAGAGACGCAGGGCCAAGAAGAGAGCAAACAAGAAGCAGCTCCTTGTCACACTTGACAAATCTTCACTTACCTCTCTGTGTTGACTGGGGCAGCCAAGACTTTGGAAGCTTCCGAGAGCTTCTTCCCTGTGCCGGGCATGATGATGTTTTCCCCTTCAGACTTAAGCTTGTCCACAAAGTCATCCACCTCCTTCCCCCTGGCACCCAACTTTAGGGCCTTACTGGGACCAGTTGATCTGTGTGAAACAGGGCTTCCATGAAACTACAGCCCATTTCAGACCCGCTCTTACAAAATCAAAAACTTTATTGAAAACTTTCAGACACAGGCCATCGACACTACACTTCTACC includes these proteins:
- the arcn1a gene encoding archain 1a; this translates as MVLLAAAVCTKAGKAIVSRQFVEMTRTRIEGLLAAFPKLMNTGKQHTFVETESVRYVYQPLEKLYMVLITTKNSNILEDLETLRLFSRVIPEYCRVLEESEISEHCFDLIFAFDEIVALGYRENVNLAQIRTFTEMDSHEEKVFRAVRETQEREAKAEMRRKAKELQQARRDAERSGKKAPGFGGFGSSGMTGANAGSIITDTLIEPEKPKVTPAPMRSTGPSKALKLGARGKEVDDFVDKLKSEGENIIMPGTGKKLSEASKVLAAPVNTESVHMRVEEKISLTCGRDGGVQNMEILGMITLRVSDEKNGRIRLQVNNNDKKGMQLQTHPNVDKKLFTAESVIGLKNPDKSFPLHSDVGVLKWRLQTTDESLIPLTINCWPSESGTGCDVNIEYELQEEGLELNDVVIAIPVPAGVGAPVIGDLDGEYRHDSRRNILEWCLPVIDIKNKTGSLEFSVVSQPGDFFPINVSFVSKANYCDIQVSKVSQVDGDSPVRFSIETSLVVDKYEIL